The following proteins are encoded in a genomic region of Oryza brachyantha chromosome 11, ObraRS2, whole genome shotgun sequence:
- the LOC102703162 gene encoding transmembrane protein 45A, translating into MGSFKGHVLPGTLFLAVGAWHVWAAAARFAADPSRFRLRAWNPVEGAPSFLGGRRARHLELYVVAGGAFLDMCVEVLYSTHLRIFADGGINPAHLNDLEHGGMLLMFFLFGALALLSQKTRYLPLPEGALCLVAATAFTAEMLLFYFHSTTHQGLEGYYHYLLVVVVALCIATTVLGALLPASFPVDIGSGAVITLQGLWFYQTAFTLYGPMLPAGCRRDADGHIDCHTHAAQERAEQLANFQLFGLVFLVCAYALGCFAVAAARYGHPDLKALHDKYVAAMELHPLAGAGDAEGDRFVGSALPLDDSAI; encoded by the exons ATGGGGTCGTTCAAGGGCCACGTGCTGCCGGGGACGCTGTTCCTGGCGGTGGGGGCGTGGCACgtgtgggcggcggcggcgaggttcGCCGCCGACCCGTCCAGGTTCCGGCTGCGGGCGTGGAACCCCGTGGAGGGGGCGCCGTCGTTCCTGGGCGGGCGGAGGGCGCGCCACCTCGAGCTCtatgtcgtcgccggcggcgccttcCTCGACATGTGCGTCGAGGTGCTCTACTCCACCCACCTCCGCATcttcgccgacggcggcatcAACCCGGCCCACCTCAACGACCTCGAGCACGGCGGCATGCTGCTCATGTTCTTCCTCTTCGgcgccctcgccctcctctCCCAGAAGACCAG GTACCTGCCGTTGCCGGAGGGGGCGCTGTGcctggtggcggcgacggcgttcACGGCGGAGATGCTGCTCTTCTACTTCCACTCCACCACCCACCAGGGCCTGGAGGGCTACTACCACtacctcctcgtcgtcgtcgtcgcgctctGCATCGCCACCACCGTGCTGGGCGCGCTCCTGCCGGCGAGCTTCCCCGTCGAcatcggcagcggcgccgtCATCACCCTCCAGGGCCTCTGGTTCTACCAGACGGCGTTCACGCTCTACGGGCCCATGCTGCCGGCGGGCTGCCgccgcgacgccgacggccaCATCGACTGCCACACCCACGCCGCCCAGGAGCGCGCCGAGCAGCTCGCCAACTTCCAGCTCTTCGGCCTCGTCTTCCTCGTCTGCGCCTACGCGCTCGGGtgcttcgccgtcgccgccgcgaggtACGGCCACCCGGACCTGAAGGCGCTGCACGACAAGTACGTCGCCGCCATGGAGCTCCacccgctcgccggcgccggcgacgccgagggGGACAGATTCGTCGGCTCGGCGCTGCCGCTGGATGACAGCGCGATCTAA